Proteins co-encoded in one Ziziphus jujuba cultivar Dongzao chromosome 9, ASM3175591v1 genomic window:
- the LOC107426640 gene encoding two-component response regulator 24, with the protein MAPEMNERLQGNITTKGKPFMSWNKRLTALVVDDGITCRMLEKGLLTSYGIETQAVESGPAAIQLISSGATFHLIVIDMHLSGMNGPETIRQLRAMGVRSRIMGISILFTEKERRVFLEAGGDHYMEKRMHPERFIPILHELDNQ; encoded by the exons atggCACCTGAGATGAATGAGAGGTTGCAAGGCAATATCACTACAAAAGGGAAACCATTTATGAGCTGGAACAAGAGACTGACAGCACTTGTTGTGGATGATGGAATCACGTGTCGAATGTTGGAGAAGGGACTTCTCACTTCATATGGCATAGAGACTCAAGCTGTGGAAAGTGGCCCTGCTGCAATTCAACTTATTTCTAGTGGAGCAACTTTCCACCTTATTGTCATTGACATGCATCTATCTGGCATGAATGGACCAGAG ACTATTAGGCAGCTTCGCGCTATGGGTGTACGTAGCAGGATCATGGGAATTTCTATATTGTTCACTGAAAAAGAGCGCAGGGTATTTCTCGAAGCCGGAGGTGATCACTACATGGAGAAGCGCATGCATCCAGAAAGGTTTATTCCCATCCTGCATGAGCTTGACAATCAGTGA
- the LOC107426489 gene encoding two-component response regulator 24 isoform X1 — protein MAVLHPVVNQISEFDVDQQKLKNTKMEDEVLKSGVASGRVQKMTALIVDDNRVNQTIHHRLLQNLGIENQVVGNGKEAIDVHCSGKNFDLILMDLDMPVMNGIEATRKLRAMGIQSTIAGVSSRSLTDNIQEFIEAGLDDFQEKPLTIAKLVSILRKVQNHNN, from the exons ATGGCTGTTTTACATCCAGTAGTCAATCAAATTTCTGAGTTTGACGTTGATCAGCAGAAGCTGAAGAACACAAAGATGGAAGACGAAGTACTTAAGAGTGGAGTTGCTTCAGGCAGAGTCCAAAAGATGACAGCTCTAATTGTTGACGACAACAGGGTCAACCAAACCATTCATCACAGACTCTTGCAAAACCTTGGCATAGAAAACCAAGTTGTTGGAAATGGCAAAGAAGCTATTGATGTTCACTGCTCTGGCAAGAATTTCGACCTCATTTTGATGGATCTGGATATGCCTGTCATGAATGGCATTGAG GCAACAAGAAAACTGCGTGCAATGGGGATTCAAAGCACGATTGCTGGAGTTTCATCACGCTCTCTCACTGACAACATTCAAGAATTTATAGAAGCTGGATTAGATGATTTCCAAGAGAAGCCATTAACCATTGCCAAGCTTGTGTCGATTCTCCGAAAGGTTCAGAACCATAATAATTGA
- the LOC107426489 gene encoding two-component response regulator 24 isoform X2 codes for MEDEVLKSGVASGRVQKMTALIVDDNRVNQTIHHRLLQNLGIENQVVGNGKEAIDVHCSGKNFDLILMDLDMPVMNGIEATRKLRAMGIQSTIAGVSSRSLTDNIQEFIEAGLDDFQEKPLTIAKLVSILRKVQNHNN; via the exons ATGGAAGACGAAGTACTTAAGAGTGGAGTTGCTTCAGGCAGAGTCCAAAAGATGACAGCTCTAATTGTTGACGACAACAGGGTCAACCAAACCATTCATCACAGACTCTTGCAAAACCTTGGCATAGAAAACCAAGTTGTTGGAAATGGCAAAGAAGCTATTGATGTTCACTGCTCTGGCAAGAATTTCGACCTCATTTTGATGGATCTGGATATGCCTGTCATGAATGGCATTGAG GCAACAAGAAAACTGCGTGCAATGGGGATTCAAAGCACGATTGCTGGAGTTTCATCACGCTCTCTCACTGACAACATTCAAGAATTTATAGAAGCTGGATTAGATGATTTCCAAGAGAAGCCATTAACCATTGCCAAGCTTGTGTCGATTCTCCGAAAGGTTCAGAACCATAATAATTGA